Proteins encoded together in one Salmo trutta chromosome 3, fSalTru1.1, whole genome shotgun sequence window:
- the LOC115174013 gene encoding uncharacterized protein LOC115174013 isoform X2, with protein MTSYNRADSSPIPVLLSTLVLMLGLAARCVVQAMPSEDSPQAAQASVSLRSLVTGTCKDVHKYVESVVGTNVIESTVEFFEMLIRFLAEGAASGLNVIAVYVTEILRVTGVDVQLPFPHFTPEGVASVGQWALLALIGYWVLSIVLRLLVGVVRRVFWMLKAGTALWLFGLIVSDAKAGSDTTAVRLAGLVLGCALLGLASYGSEKTIHVEDRLSILEGRVKAVERRKGDE; from the exons ATGACTTCCTACAACCGTGCTGATTCATCCCCAATACCAGTTTTATTATCCACGCTTGTTTTGATGCTTGGCTTGGCAGCGCGATGCGTCGTGCAGGCCATGCCTTCGGAGGATAGCCCTCAAGCGGCCCAGGCATCAGTCAGCCTCCGGTCCCTGGTCACGGGGACCTGCAAAGATGTCCACAAATACGTGGAGTCCGTGGTGGGAACCAATGTAATCGAATCGACTGTTGAG TTCTTTGAGATGTTGATCCGGTTTCTGGCTGAAGGAGCTGCCAGCGGCCTGAATGTCATCGCGGTTTACGTCACAGAGATCCTCAGGGTCACAGGAGTTGATG tcCAGCTGCCGTTCCCTCACTTCACACCAGAAGGCGTGGCCTCGGTAGGTCAATGGGCTCTGCTGGCTCTGATTGGCTACTGGGTGCTGTCCATTGTCCTGCGCCTATTGGTGGGCGTGGTGAGGAGGGTGTTCTGGATGCTGAAGGCGGGCACAGCGCTGTGGCTCTTCGGCCTGATCGTCAGCGATGCCAAGGCTGGTTCAGACACCACAGCTGTCCGGTTGGCAGGCCTGGTGCTCGGGTGTGCCCTTCTGGGGCTTGCCAGCTACGGATCAGAAAAGACAATCCACGTGGAAGACCGCCTGAGCATCCTGGAGGGAAGGGTGAAGGcggtggagaggaggaagggagatgagTGA
- the LOC115174013 gene encoding uncharacterized protein LOC115174013 isoform X1 has translation MTSYNRADSSPIPVLLSTLVLMLGLAARCVVQAMPSEDSPQAAQASVSLRSLVTGTCKDVHKYVESVVGTNVIESTVESVLLYLESVLGQENVYTMAMFFEMLIRFLAEGAASGLNVIAVYVTEILRVTGVDVQLPFPHFTPEGVASVGQWALLALIGYWVLSIVLRLLVGVVRRVFWMLKAGTALWLFGLIVSDAKAGSDTTAVRLAGLVLGCALLGLASYGSEKTIHVEDRLSILEGRVKAVERRKGDE, from the exons ATGACTTCCTACAACCGTGCTGATTCATCCCCAATACCAGTTTTATTATCCACGCTTGTTTTGATGCTTGGCTTGGCAGCGCGATGCGTCGTGCAGGCCATGCCTTCGGAGGATAGCCCTCAAGCGGCCCAGGCATCAGTCAGCCTCCGGTCCCTGGTCACGGGGACCTGCAAAGATGTCCACAAATACGTGGAGTCCGTGGTGGGAACCAATGTAATCGAATCGACTGTTGAG AGTGTGCTGTTATATCTAGAGTCAGTACTTGGTCAAGAGAACGTCTATACCATGGCCATG TTCTTTGAGATGTTGATCCGGTTTCTGGCTGAAGGAGCTGCCAGCGGCCTGAATGTCATCGCGGTTTACGTCACAGAGATCCTCAGGGTCACAGGAGTTGATG tcCAGCTGCCGTTCCCTCACTTCACACCAGAAGGCGTGGCCTCGGTAGGTCAATGGGCTCTGCTGGCTCTGATTGGCTACTGGGTGCTGTCCATTGTCCTGCGCCTATTGGTGGGCGTGGTGAGGAGGGTGTTCTGGATGCTGAAGGCGGGCACAGCGCTGTGGCTCTTCGGCCTGATCGTCAGCGATGCCAAGGCTGGTTCAGACACCACAGCTGTCCGGTTGGCAGGCCTGGTGCTCGGGTGTGCCCTTCTGGGGCTTGCCAGCTACGGATCAGAAAAGACAATCCACGTGGAAGACCGCCTGAGCATCCTGGAGGGAAGGGTGAAGGcggtggagaggaggaagggagatgagTGA